Proteins encoded by one window of Bradyrhizobium sp. B097:
- a CDS encoding FkbM family methyltransferase yields MSRNPSKVPFVIAASAHGPLIVNRLDYHTAGDHTFGVGIQILEHGAFDVTEIELTKGLLALRRTYRGDGVVAIDCGANIGVHTIEWSKHMDGWGSILAIEAQERVYYALAGNIAINNCFNARAMHAVISSETGKTWVPTLSHQEPASFGSLEVTQRPGTEQIGQKIDYSEAKGSETTMITLDSLNLSRCDLIKIDVEGMELKVLEGASATIRQHQPVIHAEFIKTDKAALVRKLNDHGYRTYDAGQNCLAIHESDPTLSHVESRTTS; encoded by the coding sequence ATGAGCCGCAATCCCAGCAAGGTCCCGTTTGTGATCGCAGCGTCGGCGCATGGCCCGCTGATCGTCAACCGGCTGGACTACCACACCGCGGGCGATCACACCTTTGGCGTTGGGATTCAGATTCTCGAGCACGGCGCGTTCGACGTCACAGAAATCGAGCTGACCAAGGGTCTTCTTGCACTGCGAAGAACCTACCGAGGGGACGGCGTGGTGGCCATCGACTGCGGGGCGAACATCGGCGTTCACACCATCGAATGGTCCAAGCACATGGACGGCTGGGGTTCAATCCTTGCCATCGAGGCGCAGGAGCGGGTCTACTACGCGCTTGCCGGCAACATCGCCATCAACAACTGCTTCAACGCGCGGGCGATGCACGCGGTGATTTCGTCGGAAACCGGCAAGACCTGGGTGCCGACCTTAAGCCATCAGGAGCCCGCCAGCTTCGGAAGTCTGGAGGTGACGCAACGCCCCGGCACCGAGCAGATCGGCCAGAAGATCGATTATTCCGAGGCCAAAGGCTCTGAGACGACGATGATCACCCTGGACTCCCTGAATCTGAGCCGCTGCGATCTGATCAAGATCGACGTCGAAGGGATGGAGTTGAAGGTGCTGGAAGGAGCCAGCGCCACGATCCGGCAACATCAACCCGTCATTCATGCGGAATTCATCAAGACCGACAAGGCCGCACTGGTTCGCAAGCTGAACGATCATGGATACCGGACCTACGACGCGGGGCAAAACTGCCTTGCGATCCATGAATCCGACCCGACCCTGAGCCACGTCGAATCGCGAACCACGTCATGA
- a CDS encoding ABC transporter substrate-binding protein gives MTHQMMTRRRLLQVSATGLVTTTVLGGGLLTSGAAQARPYKSPFTWISPRGTVEVMDDYPYWVAREKGYFGDLGVETAMEPGPSDGTAVVKFLAVQQADIGFPSPGVLSFAVNAGMDLVSVFGSGCLDLFNVAFRKGEGVKDLKLLEGKTVLVGSAAWQSICDPMFAAVGVNPKKITYVEAGWPTWTTALASGQGHACLAWEGLRADLGAKGLNFDYWLGMRGSPLPSNSLVVRRSDLEDPDRLKFLKKYLKGWAMGSEFADRNPRAAADIVFKALPTTKANYGPRAGTESLMQIHRTFKGNMAARAGWGEHNIPAWDKFFKTLKTIGQSSIDIDTTRYVTNEFIAGANDFDKAKVHADADAYALPKELAAIDMADVEAKFYSNVIN, from the coding sequence ATGACTCACCAAATGATGACGCGTCGGCGGCTGCTGCAAGTCAGCGCCACCGGCCTTGTGACAACCACCGTTCTCGGCGGCGGACTGCTGACCTCGGGCGCGGCCCAGGCCAGGCCCTACAAGTCTCCCTTCACCTGGATTTCGCCACGGGGCACCGTCGAGGTGATGGACGACTACCCTTACTGGGTCGCCAGGGAGAAGGGCTACTTCGGTGATCTCGGAGTAGAGACCGCTATGGAGCCGGGCCCTTCGGACGGGACCGCGGTGGTGAAATTCCTGGCGGTGCAACAGGCCGATATCGGTTTTCCCTCGCCGGGCGTTCTTTCCTTTGCGGTCAACGCGGGGATGGACCTTGTCTCGGTGTTCGGCAGCGGCTGTCTCGATCTCTTCAACGTCGCCTTCCGCAAAGGCGAAGGAGTCAAGGATCTGAAGCTACTCGAAGGCAAGACCGTGCTTGTGGGGTCGGCCGCTTGGCAGTCGATCTGCGACCCAATGTTTGCCGCCGTCGGTGTGAATCCCAAGAAGATCACCTATGTGGAGGCGGGCTGGCCGACCTGGACAACTGCGCTTGCCAGCGGACAGGGGCATGCCTGCCTCGCCTGGGAAGGCCTCAGGGCCGATCTGGGCGCAAAGGGTCTCAATTTCGACTACTGGCTGGGCATGCGCGGCTCACCTCTGCCGTCGAATTCGTTGGTCGTGCGGCGGTCCGATCTGGAGGATCCGGATCGGCTGAAGTTCCTGAAGAAGTACCTGAAGGGCTGGGCCATGGGCAGCGAGTTCGCCGACCGCAACCCGCGCGCCGCCGCCGATATCGTGTTCAAGGCGTTGCCGACGACCAAGGCCAACTACGGTCCGCGAGCAGGCACGGAAAGCCTCATGCAGATCCACCGCACCTTCAAGGGCAATATGGCGGCACGCGCAGGCTGGGGCGAGCACAACATTCCGGCTTGGGACAAGTTCTTCAAGACACTCAAGACCATCGGCCAGTCGAGCATCGACATCGATACCACCCGCTATGTCACCAATGAATTCATCGCGGGAGCGAACGACTTCGACAAGGCGAAGGTTCATGCCGATGCCGATGCTTATGCGCTGCCCAAGGAACTCGCGGCGATCGACATGGCTGACGTCGAAGCGAAGTTCTACAGCAACGTGATCAACTGA
- a CDS encoding type I secretion system permease/ATPase — MIETRSGTTADSGIVGLAMLLRFHGLPADVDQIRHQVGNGPFGTPEMLRYARSTGVKARELSTNWLRLEKVPLPAIALLRDGGHLILAKVGADKILVQSPLSERPELITRAELEAVWTGKLILVSRRAGLVNLARRFDLSWFLGAIHKYRYHFVEVLIASFFLQLFALVSPLFFQVVIDKVLVNHTLSTLDVLVVGLIGIAVFETALAILRTYLFSHVTNRIDVELGARLFRHLIGLPIAYFQARRVGDSVARVRELENIRNFLTGSALTVVIDLFFTVVFIGVMFIYSPILTWIVLGSFPLYVGISAGATPMFRQRLDTKFERGAENQAFLVESVTGVETIKAMALEPQMQRRWEEQLAGYVAASFRVLSLANVASQSVQFVSKLVTAVILYAGAKLVIDGSLTVGELIAFNMFSSRVSAPVLRLAQLWQDFHQARLSVARLGDILNTPAEQTFSPGRAVPPPIKGQVTLEHVSFRYRVDGPEVLHDINISIPAGQVVGIVGPSGSGKSTFTKLVQRLYVPEKGRVLVDGVDLAMVDPAWLRRQVGVVLQENVLFNRSVRENIALADPAAPMEKVVAAAQLAGAHEFILELPEGYDTVVGERGSSLSGGQRQRIAIARALITDPRILIFDEATSSLDYESERVIQDNMNRIVKGRTVFVIAHRLSAVRRTDRIITIDRGRLVEQGSHEELLSTGGRYASLYRLQAGIHEVGS; from the coding sequence ATGATTGAAACGCGGAGCGGTACGACAGCAGACAGCGGGATAGTTGGGCTCGCGATGCTGCTGCGTTTTCACGGCCTCCCGGCCGATGTCGACCAGATTCGTCATCAAGTCGGCAACGGCCCGTTCGGAACGCCGGAGATGCTGCGGTACGCGCGCTCGACCGGCGTCAAGGCTCGCGAGCTGAGCACCAACTGGTTAAGGCTCGAGAAGGTCCCGCTTCCTGCCATCGCGCTGTTGCGCGACGGCGGCCATCTGATCCTCGCCAAGGTGGGCGCAGACAAGATCCTCGTTCAATCGCCTCTGTCAGAGCGCCCGGAGTTGATCACGAGGGCCGAACTGGAAGCGGTGTGGACCGGCAAGCTGATCCTGGTGAGCCGGCGGGCGGGACTGGTCAATCTTGCACGCCGCTTTGACCTGTCGTGGTTTCTGGGGGCAATCCACAAATATCGGTACCATTTCGTGGAGGTGTTGATCGCCTCCTTTTTCTTGCAGCTGTTTGCATTGGTGTCGCCGCTGTTCTTTCAGGTGGTGATCGACAAGGTCCTGGTTAATCACACACTCAGCACACTCGACGTGCTCGTCGTGGGGTTGATCGGCATCGCGGTTTTTGAGACGGCCCTCGCGATACTGAGGACCTACCTGTTCTCCCACGTGACCAACCGGATCGATGTCGAACTGGGAGCCCGCTTGTTTCGACACCTCATCGGGCTGCCCATTGCCTATTTTCAGGCTCGCCGGGTCGGCGACTCGGTTGCGCGGGTCCGCGAGCTGGAGAACATTCGCAACTTCCTGACCGGCTCCGCGCTGACGGTCGTGATAGACCTGTTCTTCACCGTCGTTTTCATCGGTGTAATGTTTATCTACTCGCCGATCCTGACCTGGATCGTGCTTGGGTCCTTCCCGCTTTACGTCGGCATCTCGGCCGGCGCGACGCCGATGTTCCGTCAGCGGCTGGATACCAAATTCGAGCGCGGGGCCGAAAACCAGGCCTTTCTCGTCGAGAGCGTGACCGGGGTCGAGACCATCAAGGCCATGGCGCTCGAACCGCAGATGCAGCGCCGCTGGGAGGAGCAGCTTGCCGGCTACGTGGCGGCCAGCTTCCGCGTGCTCAGCCTGGCGAATGTCGCGAGCCAATCGGTCCAGTTCGTGAGCAAGCTCGTCACCGCGGTGATCCTCTACGCCGGCGCCAAGCTGGTGATCGACGGAAGCCTCACGGTGGGCGAGCTGATCGCCTTCAACATGTTCTCGTCACGCGTGAGCGCGCCGGTTCTGCGGCTGGCGCAGCTCTGGCAGGACTTCCATCAGGCCAGGCTCTCTGTCGCGCGGCTCGGCGACATCCTGAATACGCCGGCGGAGCAGACGTTCAGCCCCGGTCGCGCCGTGCCGCCGCCCATCAAGGGGCAGGTCACCCTTGAACACGTGTCCTTCCGCTATCGGGTCGATGGACCCGAAGTGCTGCACGACATCAACATCAGCATTCCGGCCGGCCAGGTCGTCGGCATCGTCGGTCCGTCCGGTTCGGGCAAGAGCACCTTCACGAAGCTCGTTCAGCGGCTTTACGTTCCGGAGAAGGGCAGGGTCCTTGTCGACGGGGTCGACCTTGCGATGGTCGATCCGGCGTGGCTGCGTCGCCAGGTCGGCGTCGTCCTGCAGGAAAACGTGTTGTTCAATCGCAGCGTACGGGAAAACATCGCGCTCGCCGACCCGGCCGCTCCGATGGAGAAAGTGGTCGCCGCGGCTCAGCTTGCGGGAGCGCACGAATTCATTCTGGAGCTGCCGGAAGGCTACGACACCGTCGTCGGCGAACGCGGCTCCAGTCTGTCGGGAGGGCAGCGGCAACGCATCGCGATCGCGCGGGCCCTTATCACCGATCCGCGCATCCTGATCTTCGACGAAGCGACGAGTTCGCTCGACTACGAAAGCGAAAGAGTCATTCAAGACAATATGAACCGGATCGTGAAGGGACGAACGGTTTTCGTCATTGCACATCGCCTGTCCGCCGTCAGGCGCACCGATCGGATCATCACCATCGATCGCGGCCGGCTCGTCGAACAGGGATCCCACGAGGAGTTGCTCAGCACAGGCGGAAGATACGCGTCGCTGTACCGGTTGCAGGCGGGGATCCATGAAGTCGGCTCGTGA
- a CDS encoding HlyD family type I secretion periplasmic adaptor subunit: protein MKSAREALAVGGKTRDELAFLPAALEIVETPPSPTARLTAGLLAALFCCAVAWAGLGKIDIVASAPGKIVPGDRVKLVQPLEIGVVRAIHVRDGQTVKAGEILIELDPTSNQAELQHLKNDLLSALLDISRTRSALDGNTDALEGVPDDTPPALIQMHLEYLRSQDSEQRAKLSELDRQRLQKVAETRTIDASIAKIEALLPVLQERVGVRKYLADREYGSKLQYLQELQELVGMQQDILVQRSKLQEANAAVAALEETRAKLVSEYRHRLYDDLAKATQKAGSLKDEVSKAEHRTNLQKLAAPIDGVVQQLAVHTVGGVVTPAQTLAVVVPSDNLIEIEAMVSNRDIGFVHPGQDAEIKVDTFNFTRYGLLHGKIVSVSPDSVSRDKARDPAREPNGGAPDESSEPKGQGPVYVAHVSIDRTKMVVDDKEINLSPGMTVTVEIRTGARSVMSYLLSPIVRYRKDALRER, encoded by the coding sequence ATGAAGTCGGCTCGTGAAGCGCTTGCGGTCGGGGGCAAAACCCGGGACGAGCTGGCCTTCCTGCCGGCCGCCCTCGAAATCGTCGAGACGCCGCCATCTCCCACCGCCAGGCTGACCGCCGGCTTGCTTGCTGCCTTGTTCTGCTGCGCCGTGGCGTGGGCGGGTCTCGGCAAGATCGACATCGTTGCCTCGGCACCCGGAAAGATCGTGCCGGGCGACCGTGTGAAGCTGGTTCAGCCGCTCGAGATCGGAGTGGTGCGCGCGATTCACGTCCGCGACGGCCAAACCGTCAAGGCCGGCGAGATTCTGATCGAGCTGGATCCGACCAGCAATCAGGCGGAGCTTCAGCATCTGAAGAACGATCTTCTCTCGGCACTGCTGGATATCTCACGCACCCGTTCGGCGCTTGACGGAAATACCGACGCGCTTGAGGGCGTGCCGGACGACACGCCGCCCGCCTTGATTCAAATGCATCTGGAGTACTTGCGCAGTCAGGATTCCGAGCAGCGCGCCAAATTGTCCGAACTGGATCGGCAACGCCTGCAGAAGGTCGCGGAGACCAGGACGATCGACGCCAGCATCGCGAAGATTGAAGCTTTGCTGCCGGTGCTGCAGGAGCGCGTCGGGGTTCGCAAGTACCTGGCGGACCGGGAGTACGGTTCAAAGCTGCAATATCTGCAGGAGCTCCAGGAGCTCGTCGGGATGCAGCAGGACATCCTGGTGCAGCGGAGCAAGCTCCAGGAGGCCAACGCGGCCGTCGCCGCGCTCGAAGAGACGCGCGCCAAGCTTGTCTCGGAATACCGCCACCGCCTGTACGATGATCTGGCCAAGGCGACGCAGAAGGCCGGCAGCCTCAAGGACGAGGTGTCCAAAGCCGAGCACCGGACCAACCTTCAGAAACTTGCAGCCCCCATCGATGGCGTGGTGCAGCAATTGGCGGTGCACACTGTCGGCGGTGTCGTCACTCCCGCCCAGACGCTCGCGGTCGTCGTACCCAGCGACAATCTGATTGAAATCGAAGCGATGGTTTCAAATCGCGATATCGGCTTCGTGCACCCGGGCCAGGACGCCGAAATCAAGGTCGATACCTTCAACTTCACGCGCTACGGCCTGCTGCACGGCAAGATCGTCAGCGTCTCGCCCGATTCCGTCTCCCGCGACAAGGCGCGGGATCCGGCCCGCGAGCCCAATGGCGGAGCGCCGGACGAAAGCAGCGAGCCAAAGGGGCAGGGGCCGGTGTATGTCGCGCATGTCTCGATCGACCGGACCAAGATGGTCGTCGATGACAAGGAGATCAATCTTTCGCCGGGAATGACCGTGACTGTCGAGATCAGGACGGGCGCCCGCAGCGTCATGAGCTATTTGCTGTCGCCGATCGTGCGCTACCGGAAGGATGCTCTCCGCGAGCGGTGA
- a CDS encoding dihydroxyacetone kinase subunit DhaK: MAQFINSKEDIVQEAIDGLVAASGGQLVRLSGYPFIRVVARSDWDGSRVAVISGGGAGHEPAHAGFVGPGMLTAAVCGDIFASPSVEAVLAGILAVTGHAGCVLIVKNYTGDRLNFGLAAERARALGKKVNMVIVQDDIAIPDISRPRGVAGTLFVHKLAGAVSERGGDLDAVTAAARRAASNVMSIGMSLDTCTVPGSRKENRIRPGEIELGLGIHGEAGASHIPYLGARQAMADAAAKLLPRMNGSSSYAALLNNLGSTTELEMSILAGELRQSAIGPAISHIVGPASMMTALDMHGFSLTLYSLNTEDEKLLTTETPLRTWPGLKPFTAPRIVPLPDGLAPLRPTPSADPATEALLIRCCKALIAAEADLNALDTRAGDGDTGTTLARAARALIQNIGLLPLSDPTQLCRALGQELSQTMGGSSGVLLAIFFAAAGDAASSGHSLMGALKVGLARMQDVGGAQPGDRTMIDALLPGLDALPRGLAYAARAAREGANRTATMSRAHAGRATYISAEQLQGHADPGAEAVARLFESLCQVGVE; the protein is encoded by the coding sequence ATGGCGCAGTTCATCAATTCCAAGGAAGACATTGTTCAAGAGGCGATCGACGGCCTTGTCGCCGCTTCCGGTGGACAACTCGTCAGGTTGAGCGGGTATCCGTTCATCCGGGTCGTCGCTCGGTCGGATTGGGACGGATCCCGTGTGGCGGTGATCTCCGGCGGCGGGGCGGGGCATGAACCAGCACATGCAGGCTTTGTCGGCCCGGGCATGCTGACGGCGGCAGTCTGCGGCGACATCTTTGCCTCTCCATCCGTCGAGGCGGTCCTGGCAGGAATCCTTGCTGTGACCGGACATGCCGGCTGTGTCCTGATCGTCAAGAACTACACCGGCGACAGGCTGAACTTCGGTCTTGCCGCTGAACGGGCTCGGGCCCTCGGCAAGAAAGTCAACATGGTCATCGTCCAAGACGATATCGCCATCCCGGACATCAGCCGTCCTCGCGGCGTCGCTGGAACTCTCTTCGTGCACAAGCTTGCCGGCGCGGTGTCCGAGCGCGGAGGCGACCTGGATGCCGTGACTGCAGCAGCACGCCGGGCGGCCTCCAATGTCATGAGCATCGGCATGTCGCTGGATACCTGCACGGTGCCCGGTTCGCGCAAGGAAAACCGAATCCGCCCGGGAGAGATCGAACTGGGGCTTGGCATCCACGGCGAAGCCGGCGCTTCGCACATCCCGTATCTTGGCGCACGTCAGGCTATGGCGGATGCTGCTGCAAAGCTCCTCCCAAGAATGAACGGCAGCAGCAGCTACGCAGCGCTCCTGAACAACCTCGGCTCTACGACCGAGCTTGAAATGTCCATCCTTGCCGGAGAGTTGCGGCAGTCCGCCATCGGACCCGCGATTTCCCATATCGTCGGTCCTGCCTCGATGATGACGGCACTGGACATGCACGGCTTTTCGCTGACGCTCTATTCGCTGAACACTGAGGACGAAAAGCTGCTGACCACGGAAACGCCACTGCGTACCTGGCCGGGGCTTAAGCCTTTCACGGCGCCCCGCATCGTGCCGTTGCCCGATGGGTTGGCTCCCCTGCGTCCAACGCCATCCGCCGATCCAGCAACCGAGGCACTCCTCATCCGGTGTTGCAAGGCGCTGATCGCGGCTGAGGCCGATCTGAATGCGCTCGATACAAGAGCGGGAGACGGCGATACCGGAACAACCCTGGCCAGGGCGGCGCGAGCCTTGATCCAAAACATTGGTCTGCTTCCGCTGTCGGACCCCACGCAACTCTGTCGCGCGCTGGGGCAAGAACTCAGCCAGACCATGGGCGGCTCTTCGGGGGTCCTGCTCGCGATCTTCTTCGCTGCCGCAGGGGATGCGGCATCAAGCGGGCACAGCCTGATGGGTGCGCTGAAGGTTGGATTGGCAAGGATGCAGGATGTGGGTGGCGCGCAACCGGGTGACCGAACCATGATCGACGCGCTGCTGCCCGGCCTTGATGCCTTGCCACGGGGGTTGGCCTATGCAGCCCGCGCAGCAAGAGAGGGGGCGAACCGGACGGCCACCATGTCCAGGGCGCATGCTGGAAGAGCCACCTACATCAGCGCGGAACAGCTGCAAGGACATGCCGACCCGGGCGCAGAAGCCGTTGCGAGATTGTTTGAGAGCTTGTGCCAAGTCGGTGTTGAATGA